Proteins encoded together in one Nostoc sp. PCC 7524 window:
- a CDS encoding glycosyltransferase family 2 protein gives MIKNSPRLSIGLPVYNGEKFISAALDSLLAQTFTDFELIISDNASTDNTEAICRAYAAQDKRIRYYRNNENIGCAPNFNRVFELSTGEYFKWAAHDDVHAPDFLMKCIEVLDQNPQFILCHSHTYFIDEQGEFLQTYDIKLKTDSGKRYQRFHELLNKHLCYPIYGVIRSDALRKIPPMGSYGNADGILLLRLALVGQFYEIPEYLFFARSHPQQSMSMFCPNYLVFTNKNPEYSLDMMPDFYGYIVWFDSSKQGKILFPHWRMLWEYIASIHLVRLSLYEQIRCSISLHQQLKGNEVFLLKDLLMAFQKIWQLWHDTPLPKTEVETRLIASVQE, from the coding sequence ATGATCAAAAATTCGCCAAGATTGAGCATTGGTTTACCTGTATATAATGGCGAGAAATTTATTTCAGCAGCCCTAGATTCATTGTTGGCTCAAACATTTACAGATTTTGAATTAATTATTTCAGATAACGCATCTACAGATAATACCGAAGCCATTTGTCGAGCCTATGCTGCTCAAGATAAACGCATCCGCTACTACAGGAATAACGAAAATATTGGTTGCGCTCCTAATTTTAACCGTGTCTTTGAATTATCTACTGGGGAGTATTTTAAATGGGCTGCCCATGATGATGTACACGCCCCTGATTTTCTCATGAAATGTATTGAGGTACTAGATCAAAATCCTCAATTTATCTTGTGCCACTCTCATACATATTTCATTGATGAGCAGGGTGAATTTTTACAAACCTACGACATTAAACTCAAGACAGATTCAGGTAAACGTTACCAACGTTTTCATGAATTGCTGAATAAGCATCTTTGCTATCCCATTTACGGTGTAATTCGCTCTGATGCCCTGAGAAAAATCCCACCAATGGGTAGTTATGGTAATGCAGATGGCATCTTATTATTAAGGCTGGCTCTAGTCGGGCAATTTTATGAAATACCCGAATATTTATTTTTTGCTCGCAGTCATCCGCAACAATCAATGAGTATGTTCTGCCCAAATTATTTAGTATTTACTAATAAGAATCCCGAATACTCATTGGATATGATGCCAGATTTTTATGGCTATATAGTGTGGTTTGATTCATCTAAACAGGGAAAAATTTTGTTTCCTCATTGGCGAATGTTATGGGAGTATATCGCTTCTATACATTTAGTGCGATTGAGTTTATACGAGCAGATACGTTGCTCTATCAGTTTACATCAGCAACTCAAAGGAAATGAGGTGTTTTTACTTAAAGATTTGCTGATGGCATTCCAAAAGATCTGGCAACTTTGGCATGATACCCCACTCCCAAAAACGGAAGTTGAGACGCGATTGATTGCGTCTGTACAAGAGTAG
- the aspS gene encoding aspartate--tRNA ligase, protein MRTHYCGELRKEHIGETVTLYGWVDRRRDHGGVIFLDLRDRSGIVQIVSDPQRTPDSYEQANSLRNEYVVQITGRVTQRPEESLNTRIPTGEVEIYADQIKLLNAVRKQLPFQVSTADTETVREDLRLKYRYLDLRRDRMAQNIQLRHQVVKAMRRYLEDIEGFMEIETPILTRSTPEGARDYILPSRVNAGEWFALPQSPQLFKQILMVSGMDRYYQIARCFRDEDLRADRQPEFTQLDMEMSFMSQEEIIALNEKLVAYIFNTVKGIELPLPFPRLTYAEAMERYGSDKPDTRYGLELVNVSDVLKDSGFKVFKDAIAHGGIVKILPIPNGNEQISNVRIKPGGDLFKEASEAGAKGLAYIRVRENGEIDTIGAIKDNLTDEQKQEILQRTGAEPGHLLLFGAGDGVTVNKTLDRLRQVVAREFNLIDPEKINLLWIVDFPMFEWNADEKRLEALHHPFTAPHPDDLQDLKTARAQAYDLVFNGFEVGGGSLRIYQREIQEQVFEAIGLSPEEAQNKFGFLLEAFEYGTPPHGGIAYGLDRLVMLLAGEESIRDVIAFPKTQQARCLLTDAPSGVDVKQLKELHVASTYKPKP, encoded by the coding sequence ATGCGAACTCACTATTGCGGCGAACTCCGAAAAGAACATATTGGAGAAACTGTTACCTTGTACGGATGGGTAGACCGTCGCCGCGATCATGGGGGCGTGATATTCTTAGATTTACGCGATCGCTCCGGCATTGTCCAGATTGTCAGCGATCCACAGCGCACCCCAGATTCCTACGAGCAGGCAAACTCTCTGCGTAATGAATACGTTGTACAAATTACAGGTAGGGTAACACAACGCCCCGAAGAATCACTGAATACCCGCATCCCTACAGGCGAGGTGGAAATTTACGCAGATCAAATTAAACTGCTAAATGCTGTGCGGAAGCAGTTACCCTTCCAAGTTTCCACCGCCGACACTGAGACAGTGCGGGAAGACTTGCGCTTGAAATATCGTTACTTGGATTTACGACGCGATCGCATGGCGCAAAACATTCAGCTACGCCATCAAGTTGTGAAAGCCATGCGGCGTTACTTGGAAGATATAGAGGGTTTCATGGAAATTGAAACTCCCATCCTCACCCGTTCCACCCCAGAAGGTGCCAGAGATTACATCCTCCCCAGTCGTGTTAACGCTGGTGAATGGTTCGCCCTACCCCAATCACCACAATTATTTAAACAAATCCTGATGGTATCCGGGATGGATAGATACTATCAGATTGCTCGGTGCTTCCGCGATGAAGACTTACGCGCCGATAGACAACCAGAATTCACCCAGTTGGACATGGAAATGAGTTTCATGTCCCAAGAAGAGATTATCGCACTCAACGAAAAGTTAGTTGCTTATATATTCAACACCGTCAAAGGAATTGAATTACCGCTTCCGTTCCCTCGTCTCACCTACGCTGAAGCAATGGAACGCTACGGGAGTGACAAACCAGATACCCGCTACGGTTTGGAATTAGTCAACGTTTCCGATGTATTAAAAGACTCTGGTTTCAAAGTCTTTAAGGATGCGATCGCTCACGGTGGGATCGTGAAAATCTTACCCATTCCCAATGGTAACGAGCAAATCTCCAATGTCCGCATCAAACCAGGCGGCGATTTATTTAAAGAAGCCAGCGAAGCCGGGGCGAAAGGATTAGCTTACATCCGCGTCAGAGAAAATGGTGAAATTGACACCATCGGCGCAATCAAAGACAACCTCACCGACGAGCAAAAACAGGAAATCTTACAACGCACAGGTGCAGAACCAGGACATTTATTACTGTTTGGCGCTGGTGATGGGGTTACTGTGAATAAAACTTTAGACAGACTGCGCCAGGTTGTTGCTAGGGAATTCAACTTAATTGATCCCGAAAAAATCAACTTACTCTGGATTGTCGATTTCCCGATGTTTGAGTGGAATGCAGATGAAAAACGCCTAGAAGCACTGCACCACCCATTCACAGCACCCCATCCCGATGATTTGCAAGACTTAAAAACTGCCCGCGCCCAAGCCTATGACTTAGTATTCAACGGCTTTGAAGTTGGCGGTGGTAGTCTGCGGATTTATCAACGGGAAATTCAAGAACAGGTATTTGAAGCTATTGGCTTGTCTCCAGAGGAAGCACAAAATAAATTTGGCTTTCTGTTGGAAGCGTTTGAATATGGTACACCACCACATGGCGGTATCGCCTATGGTTTAGATCGGTTGGTGATGTTACTTGCTGGGGAAGAATCCATCCGCGATGTCATCGCCTTTCCCAAGACACAACAAGCCCGTTGCTTATTAACAGATGCACCTTCAGGCGTAGATGTCAAGCAACTCAAAGAATTACACGTTGCTTCCACATACAAGCCTAAACCTTAA
- a CDS encoding glycosyltransferase, whose protein sequence is MNDLVILISKFLVGWLAVQVGSVLFFLSALNSRSKNLPDEQLPKTAVLLCLRGADPFLPDCLRSLLKQNYPQYDLKLIIDSEQDPAWQVVSDTINELGASNFQISHLRTIRPTCSLKCSSLIQAVSELDESYKVVALVDADTIVHANWLRELVSPLINPSVGVTTGNRWYVPTGRYWGSLVRYIWNVSAIVQMYLYGIPWGGTLAVKTEVIQQTGLLEKWGQAFGEDTMLRSVLSKHNLQVKFVPSLIMLNREETDLPSLRYWLQRQLMASRLYHPLWPAVVADTMFTIVLPHLLIVVLVLAWFTGQGDAAALALIWYVIYMLALVMLMLFLEMNIQPIIRSQGKPVTQLSWPLIFKMFVGMPLTQWVYGLAMFRSFDMPTVHWRGVTYEVEGPWQIRLTEYRPYQTGNQPSDRQISL, encoded by the coding sequence ATGAATGACTTGGTGATATTGATATCAAAATTTTTGGTGGGTTGGTTAGCTGTTCAGGTTGGTTCGGTTTTGTTTTTTTTGTCGGCTTTAAATTCACGCTCGAAAAACTTGCCTGATGAACAGTTACCGAAAACGGCAGTATTGTTATGTTTGCGTGGTGCTGATCCATTTTTACCGGATTGTTTGCGATCGCTTCTCAAGCAAAATTATCCCCAGTACGATTTAAAGTTGATCATTGATAGTGAACAAGACCCAGCTTGGCAAGTGGTCAGCGATACTATTAATGAGTTAGGGGCAAGTAATTTCCAAATTAGTCATTTGCGGACAATTCGCCCAACCTGTAGTCTCAAATGCAGTTCTTTAATACAAGCTGTTTCAGAATTAGACGAATCTTATAAGGTTGTCGCTTTGGTAGATGCTGATACCATTGTTCATGCTAATTGGTTGCGGGAATTAGTTTCTCCTTTGATTAATCCCTCTGTCGGGGTGACTACCGGAAACCGTTGGTATGTTCCTACGGGGAGGTATTGGGGTTCCTTAGTCCGTTACATCTGGAATGTTTCGGCGATCGTGCAGATGTACCTATATGGCATTCCTTGGGGTGGAACTTTGGCTGTGAAAACAGAGGTGATCCAGCAAACGGGACTGCTAGAGAAGTGGGGGCAAGCTTTTGGCGAAGATACGATGCTTCGCAGTGTCTTGAGTAAGCATAACCTCCAGGTGAAGTTTGTACCTTCTTTGATTATGCTGAATCGGGAAGAGACGGATTTGCCAAGTTTAAGATATTGGCTGCAACGTCAATTAATGGCTTCTCGGCTTTATCATCCTTTGTGGCCGGCGGTAGTAGCTGACACAATGTTTACTATTGTGCTACCCCATTTGTTGATTGTGGTGTTGGTGTTGGCTTGGTTTACTGGACAAGGAGATGCAGCTGCGCTAGCCCTCATCTGGTATGTGATTTATATGCTGGCGTTAGTTATGCTCATGCTGTTTTTGGAAATGAACATACAGCCCATCATTCGTTCTCAAGGTAAGCCAGTCACGCAATTATCTTGGCCGCTCATCTTCAAAATGTTTGTGGGAATGCCCTTGACACAATGGGTTTATGGGTTAGCCATGTTTCGGTCATTTGATATGCCGACAGTCCATTGGCGTGGTGTTACCTATGAAGTAGAAGGGCCTTGGCAGATTAGATTGACGGAATATCGTCCTTATCAGACAGGAAATCAACCAAGCGATCGCCAAATTTCTCTGTGA
- a CDS encoding S-layer homology domain-containing protein, translated as MNNLSYLTKLSAPLGLVSLGLVVMANTPARAQTNFPDVSSDYWAQPFIQRLAERNIVVGYPDGTFRPEQPVHRDEFAAMIRKAFEKEPIRQIESGSVYKDVPEGYWAAPAIEEAYQQGFMSGYAGNVFRPQQPVSRVEALVTLVQGLNLAPKRQAITPAPQRQVVKRPLYLPFGILALMQPLAIPKATAAAPTTTPPPARETLSALVSDYYTDAQKVPEYAVEEVGIATQKNIVVNHPDPRVLNPNQPLRRATATAFIHQTLVAQDRIAPLSRNVEAYNYIVRPAINQAAR; from the coding sequence ATGAATAATTTATCTTATCTAACAAAATTAAGTGCGCCATTGGGTTTAGTCAGTCTGGGGTTGGTAGTAATGGCAAATACTCCAGCAAGGGCGCAAACTAACTTTCCTGATGTTTCCTCTGACTATTGGGCGCAACCATTTATTCAGCGTTTAGCTGAAAGAAACATTGTTGTAGGATATCCAGACGGGACATTTCGCCCAGAACAGCCTGTACACCGTGATGAATTTGCGGCGATGATTCGCAAAGCTTTTGAAAAAGAACCAATCAGGCAGATAGAAAGTGGAAGTGTCTATAAAGATGTACCTGAAGGCTATTGGGCGGCTCCGGCAATTGAAGAAGCTTATCAACAAGGGTTTATGAGTGGTTATGCTGGCAATGTCTTTCGTCCCCAGCAGCCAGTTTCTAGAGTAGAAGCATTGGTGACTCTTGTTCAGGGGCTAAATTTAGCTCCTAAACGGCAAGCAATTACTCCAGCACCTCAGCGTCAAGTAGTGAAAAGACCTTTGTATCTTCCCTTCGGAATTTTAGCTTTGATGCAGCCTTTAGCCATACCCAAGGCTACTGCGGCGGCTCCTACTACTACACCACCACCAGCTAGGGAGACTCTATCGGCTCTTGTTAGCGATTATTACACAGATGCTCAGAAGGTTCCTGAGTATGCTGTTGAAGAGGTGGGCATAGCAACACAGAAAAATATAGTTGTCAATCATCCTGATCCTAGAGTCCTCAATCCGAATCAGCCTCTGCGACGTGCCACTGCAACTGCTTTTATTCACCAAACTTTAGTTGCTCAAGACAGAATTGCACCGCTTTCTCGAAATGTCGAGGCTTATAACTATATTGTTCGCCCTGCAATTAACCAAGCTGCGCGGTAA
- a CDS encoding zinc metalloprotease HtpX: MGNQFKTLALLAALSGLLIAISYWVIGGTNGLIIGIGLAAVTNLFSWYQSDKIALAVYRAQPVSEREAPGLYRMVQRLSQRANIPMPGVYVVPSQTANAFATGRDPEHAAVAVTEGILNILPEDELEGVIAHELTHIINRDTLTQAVAATVAGAISFLAQMLSYSLWFGGVGGRDNERGGNPLGVLLTVILAPIAATIIQLAISRTREFSADAGAARLTQNPRALARALQRLEATARQLPLNANPAFEPLLIINPISGQFLGNLFSSHPATEARVEQLLKLEQQFVGR; this comes from the coding sequence ATGGGAAATCAATTTAAAACACTGGCTTTGTTAGCTGCCCTCAGTGGCTTGTTAATTGCTATTAGTTATTGGGTAATTGGTGGTACTAACGGCTTGATTATTGGTATTGGGTTAGCAGCAGTAACTAACCTATTTTCTTGGTATCAGTCAGATAAAATTGCTCTGGCTGTTTACCGCGCCCAGCCTGTAAGCGAACGCGAAGCACCAGGACTTTATCGCATGGTACAGAGATTATCGCAACGCGCTAATATCCCTATGCCGGGAGTTTATGTTGTTCCCAGTCAAACTGCTAATGCCTTTGCTACAGGACGAGATCCAGAACACGCGGCTGTGGCTGTCACTGAAGGTATTTTAAATATTCTGCCAGAGGATGAGTTAGAAGGTGTCATCGCTCACGAACTGACTCATATTATTAATCGTGACACCCTAACACAAGCTGTAGCTGCTACCGTTGCCGGTGCCATCTCTTTCTTAGCGCAGATGCTGAGTTATAGCTTATGGTTTGGCGGTGTTGGTGGACGAGATAACGAAAGAGGCGGTAATCCTTTAGGCGTTTTGCTAACAGTTATCCTTGCGCCCATAGCTGCCACCATCATCCAGTTAGCTATCTCACGCACACGCGAATTTTCTGCTGATGCTGGTGCGGCTAGATTAACTCAAAATCCTCGTGCCTTGGCGCGTGCATTGCAAAGATTAGAAGCCACAGCGCGACAACTGCCTTTAAATGCTAACCCCGCTTTTGAACCACTGTTAATTATCAATCCTATCTCTGGACAGTTTCTCGGTAACTTGTTCTCCAGTCACCCAGCGACGGAAGCACGCGTTGAACAATTACTGAAGTTAGAGCAACAATTTGTAGGGAGATAG
- a CDS encoding cation:proton antiporter: protein MLASILWILMMGFFVGQIARRLGAPPLVGMILVGIVLGPQILNVISSDVLDAADELRTMAVMIILMKAGLGLDREKLAQQGSVALRLGFLPATGEAIAIAIAAMVIFQFNFPSGLLLGCIIGAESPAVIVPGMLRLKSLGLGVSKGIPDAILTGSALSDVLLLLVFSLLLNFLRNGGVEQITILGIFTLNTLHLLPIQVILQILLGIFFGYLAARLLVLVLTKQNWTQNTVQDTVFTAVCALFLVIVANKLPYFSGYLAVMSLGFFLIELDAPLARRIRGGFDSLWVVAEIFLFVLLGASIQLQILEKVLLPGVLILAIGLLIGRMVGWYLSTVGSNWNWQERLFLLPGNSAKATVQAAIGAIPLAQGIAGGEIMLAIAALAILITAPLGAWSTATFAPKLLTRGEVDPTKVTVTTPTLFLAAVDTSDLAMEVLTKVADLARRSNAEVVVLHVVNTTNSSDIRQLEKQTKKLLSDIKYKFLTATGAIPEEIMRTAEAYHVTAIVMGKRGHRPFDILIGSVSQAVLETSQVPVILLESIKIKP from the coding sequence ATGTTAGCCAGTATATTGTGGATTTTAATGATGGGCTTTTTTGTAGGTCAAATTGCCCGTCGTTTAGGCGCACCGCCTTTAGTTGGCATGATTTTAGTGGGTATTGTTCTCGGCCCCCAAATTCTGAATGTCATCAGTTCAGATGTGTTGGATGCGGCTGATGAATTGAGAACTATGGCAGTGATGATTATTTTGATGAAAGCTGGGCTGGGATTAGATAGGGAAAAACTGGCGCAACAGGGAAGTGTGGCGTTACGTTTGGGATTTTTACCTGCAACCGGTGAAGCGATCGCCATTGCAATTGCTGCTATGGTAATATTCCAGTTTAATTTCCCCAGTGGCTTACTTTTAGGCTGCATTATTGGTGCTGAATCTCCAGCCGTGATTGTTCCTGGAATGTTGCGGCTCAAAAGTTTAGGTTTGGGTGTGAGTAAAGGCATTCCTGATGCGATTTTGACTGGTAGCGCCTTATCTGATGTACTACTATTGTTAGTCTTTAGCCTATTACTAAATTTCTTACGTAATGGTGGCGTTGAGCAAATCACCATTTTGGGAATATTTACCTTAAATACTCTGCATCTCCTCCCAATACAAGTAATTTTGCAAATTCTATTGGGAATTTTTTTTGGTTATTTAGCAGCTCGTTTACTGGTTTTAGTATTAACTAAACAAAACTGGACACAAAATACTGTGCAAGATACAGTATTTACTGCTGTTTGCGCTTTATTTTTAGTCATTGTTGCTAATAAATTACCTTATTTTTCTGGTTACTTAGCAGTTATGTCCCTGGGTTTTTTCTTAATTGAATTAGATGCACCGCTAGCCAGAAGAATCCGGGGAGGTTTTGATAGTTTATGGGTAGTGGCGGAGATTTTTTTATTTGTTTTGTTGGGTGCGAGTATTCAACTACAAATATTAGAGAAAGTGTTGCTACCCGGTGTGTTAATTTTAGCGATTGGTTTATTGATTGGGCGCATGGTGGGGTGGTATCTTTCAACTGTGGGTAGTAATTGGAATTGGCAAGAAAGATTATTTTTACTACCAGGAAACTCGGCTAAAGCCACAGTACAAGCCGCTATCGGTGCAATTCCCCTTGCCCAAGGGATTGCAGGAGGTGAGATAATGTTAGCGATCGCAGCTCTTGCAATTCTCATCACTGCACCCTTGGGTGCTTGGTCTACAGCTACTTTCGCACCTAAATTATTAACCAGAGGAGAAGTTGACCCTACAAAGGTTACAGTTACTACTCCTACTCTATTCCTCGCAGCTGTAGACACCTCTGATTTAGCAATGGAAGTTTTGACGAAAGTTGCAGATTTAGCACGACGAAGTAACGCTGAAGTGGTTGTTCTGCACGTAGTTAACACTACCAATTCCTCAGATATTAGACAACTAGAAAAACAAACCAAAAAATTACTTTCTGATATCAAATACAAATTTTTAACAGCTACAGGTGCTATTCCAGAAGAGATTATGCGTACTGCTGAAGCTTATCATGTAACAGCGATCGTTATGGGAAAACGTGGACATCGACCTTTCGACATATTAATTGGCTCAGTATCGCAAGCAGTTTTAGAAACTAGCCAAGTTCCTGTCATTCTCCTGGAAAGCATAAAAATTAAGCCATAG
- a CDS encoding glycosyltransferase: MRELATFLFRSLLGWLGIQVFISLMFLLYVRLSRTKTLPDEQLPKAAIILCLRGADPFLPNCIEALLKQNYPNYDLKLIIDSQDDPAWEIANDTINQLDANNAYISHLRIIRHNCSLKCSSLIQAISDLDDSYEVVALVDADTIVHPHWLRELVTPLDNPKIGATTGHRWYVPTGKYWGSLVRYTGNIAAVVQMYLFGIPWGGCLAVKTEVLRQTGILEQWAQAFGEDLMMHNILKKHGLRVRFVPSLIMVNREECDLLGIIDYLQRLILYSRLYHPRWLAIVSEAVSSILFPTLVIVLFFLSLGDAQWEVADLLFKSYSIYTLGLLSLMLLVEMGLQPVIRAQGQPGTKLSWAMLGRMLLAIPLTQWVYGLAMLSSVWISTVKWRGVVYRIQGPWNVRLVEYHPYDFLDQPVDSKISL; encoded by the coding sequence ATGAGAGAGTTGGCAACATTTTTGTTTAGGTCTTTACTGGGATGGTTGGGAATACAGGTATTTATTTCTCTGATGTTTTTGTTGTATGTGCGATTATCGCGGACAAAAACTTTACCTGATGAACAGTTACCCAAAGCGGCGATAATTCTTTGCTTGCGAGGAGCTGATCCATTTTTACCCAACTGTATTGAGGCACTGTTAAAACAGAATTACCCTAACTACGATTTAAAACTGATTATTGATAGTCAGGATGATCCTGCTTGGGAGATTGCTAATGATACTATCAACCAATTAGATGCCAATAATGCTTATATCAGTCATTTGAGAATTATCCGCCACAATTGTAGTCTCAAATGCAGTTCTTTGATTCAAGCTATTTCTGATTTGGATGATTCTTACGAAGTTGTGGCTTTGGTAGATGCTGATACGATAGTTCATCCTCATTGGTTGCGAGAGTTAGTTACACCTCTAGATAACCCCAAAATTGGGGCTACTACAGGCCATCGTTGGTATGTACCTACGGGTAAGTATTGGGGTTCGTTGGTACGGTACACAGGCAATATAGCTGCTGTTGTGCAGATGTACCTATTTGGTATTCCTTGGGGTGGGTGTTTGGCTGTAAAAACAGAAGTGTTGCGTCAAACAGGGATTTTAGAACAGTGGGCGCAAGCTTTTGGCGAAGATTTGATGATGCACAACATCCTCAAAAAACATGGGTTGAGGGTGAGGTTTGTACCTTCGTTGATTATGGTGAATCGTGAAGAGTGCGATTTGTTGGGGATAATCGACTATTTACAACGTTTGATTCTCTATTCGCGTCTTTACCATCCCCGATGGTTAGCAATTGTCAGTGAAGCTGTTTCTAGCATTTTGTTTCCTACTTTAGTGATTGTGTTGTTTTTCCTATCGTTAGGTGATGCTCAGTGGGAGGTAGCGGATTTATTGTTTAAATCCTACAGCATCTATACTCTGGGGTTACTATCGTTGATGCTGTTGGTGGAGATGGGGCTACAGCCAGTGATTCGCGCCCAAGGACAGCCAGGAACGAAATTATCATGGGCCATGCTAGGGAGAATGTTGCTGGCTATACCTTTAACACAGTGGGTATATGGATTAGCGATGCTTTCCTCTGTGTGGATATCGACGGTGAAATGGCGGGGGGTTGTGTATCGGATTCAAGGCCCTTGGAATGTGCGCTTGGTTGAGTATCATCCCTACGATTTTTTGGATCAGCCTGTGGATAGCAAAATATCTCTTTGA
- a CDS encoding DUF2141 domain-containing protein — translation MWKISRLRHVFLASLLSLTCIRPLNAEPTAKLTVVVNGIRHQQGQICFRVYDSEKGFPLSDTSEVQSGCTRITGKTITKHFYGLKRGTYAVAIVDDQNGNQKLDSDFFGIPKEGFGISNNPRVSIQTGTPKFNKSSFAVSKNTTIDITLKYSLDP, via the coding sequence ATGTGGAAAATTTCTCGTTTGCGTCATGTTTTCTTGGCTAGTTTATTGAGCTTGACTTGTATTAGACCATTAAATGCAGAACCTACAGCTAAATTAACTGTTGTAGTCAATGGTATCCGGCATCAACAAGGACAGATTTGCTTTAGAGTTTACGATAGCGAAAAAGGCTTTCCTTTAAGTGATACCAGTGAAGTACAAAGTGGCTGTACTCGCATTACAGGTAAGACGATTACTAAACATTTCTATGGCTTGAAACGTGGTACTTATGCTGTAGCAATTGTTGATGATCAAAACGGTAATCAAAAACTTGATTCTGATTTCTTTGGGATTCCCAAGGAAGGTTTTGGAATTTCTAATAATCCTAGGGTATCTATTCAAACGGGAACACCAAAATTTAATAAGTCAAGTTTTGCTGTTAGCAAAAATACAACTATCGATATTACTTTGAAATACTCACTTGATCCCTAG
- a CDS encoding glycosyltransferase — protein MNKPKLRIALFTGLYTPFLTGVSVAVHQRARWLLQQGHEVFLVHPQFNDQYPKQVGDRPMPGLDELQSYPNFSSYSFPTEPLIFYKSLPQPLSYRHWDDTELLIEFQPDIIVVEESAQMRGVYSALIQGYGRPVGLQYARRTKTPIISVFHTDIVAYIRYYLGDVFFNFLRPIIPLLVKQFSQVYNLNVFPSREQLIKYQNLGCHPSEYVPYQGIDCEKFHPRNIRYNPIPDDDRPTILFVGRITAEKNVLQLIDAYPLIAAQIPNVHLVIVGSGPLDAEIRRRAAKFGSGITIWGESHGTELLGWFARADVFVNPSVTENFCTTTNEALASGTPVVAALVPSTIEQVSSGHNGLLSEPNNPADFAQKVIDILSNPELKAAMAEQARPSILQYDWSACMEKFETKLYELVQTSDQVETTGMARL, from the coding sequence ATGAACAAACCAAAACTTCGTATTGCTTTATTTACAGGATTGTACACTCCTTTTTTGACCGGGGTTTCGGTTGCAGTTCACCAGAGGGCGCGTTGGTTGCTACAACAGGGACATGAGGTATTTTTAGTTCATCCCCAGTTTAATGATCAGTATCCCAAACAAGTAGGCGATCGCCCCATGCCTGGGTTAGATGAGTTACAGTCTTATCCCAATTTTTCGTCCTACTCCTTCCCCACTGAACCCCTAATCTTTTACAAATCTCTACCCCAACCTTTGAGTTATCGTCATTGGGACGACACCGAATTACTGATAGAATTTCAACCTGATATCATCGTGGTAGAAGAATCTGCCCAAATGCGGGGTGTATACTCGGCTTTAATCCAAGGTTATGGTCGTCCTGTGGGATTACAGTATGCTAGACGAACTAAAACCCCGATTATTTCCGTCTTTCACACAGATATCGTTGCCTATATCAGATACTACTTGGGAGATGTCTTCTTTAACTTCCTACGTCCCATCATTCCTTTGTTGGTGAAGCAGTTCAGCCAAGTTTATAATCTCAATGTTTTTCCTTCCCGTGAACAACTGATTAAATATCAAAATCTCGGATGTCACCCCAGTGAATATGTTCCTTATCAGGGGATTGATTGCGAAAAATTCCATCCCCGCAATATCCGTTACAACCCCATCCCTGATGATGATAGACCCACTATTTTGTTTGTGGGACGGATCACCGCCGAAAAGAATGTACTGCAATTAATAGATGCCTATCCTCTGATTGCTGCTCAAATTCCCAATGTGCATTTAGTAATTGTGGGTAGTGGCCCCCTAGATGCAGAAATACGCAGACGTGCAGCTAAATTCGGCTCAGGTATTACTATCTGGGGTGAGTCTCACGGTACAGAATTGCTAGGTTGGTTTGCCCGCGCGGATGTCTTTGTCAATCCCTCCGTCACTGAAAACTTCTGCACCACCACTAACGAAGCCTTGGCTTCTGGTACTCCTGTAGTTGCAGCCTTAGTACCGTCAACTATAGAACAAGTTTCTTCCGGTCACAATGGCTTGTTATCTGAACCCAACAACCCAGCAGATTTTGCTCAAAAAGTTATAGACATCCTCTCTAACCCTGAACTCAAAGCGGCTATGGCTGAACAAGCCCGTCCTTCCATCTTGCAATATGATTGGTCAGCTTGTATGGAAAAGTTTGAAACGAAACTTTATGAGTTGGTGCAGACATCAGATCAGGTAGAAACTACTGGCATGGCAAGACTATAA